The Arcobacter porcinus sequence AAAGAGCAAAAAAATCGATTATTTTTCTATTTTATTTTTTTATAATACATTATCTTAAAAAAGGGAAAGAGAATGAAAAAATTTAATTTGAGTTTAATCGCTGTTTTAGCTATATCATCAGCTTCAGTAATACATGCTTCAACACTACAAGAAGCACTAAAAGATGGTAAAGTAAGTGGAGAAGTTACACTTACAACAGAAGAGAGATACTTCAAAAAAGATATTGACTCTTATTATAGAGATAGTGCTTATGGAGTTGGTTCTTTTGCATTAAAGTATGAAACAGGTGTTTGGAATAATTTAAGCCTAACAAGTAAAACAAGAGCATATAAAACTATATGGGAAAAAAGTAGAACAAAACCTACAGGTACAGGTACAGGTGATGCAACTGGAAGATTTTATGAAAAAGATGGTGTAAAACAGACAGTTGATATTGAATCACTATTTTTAGAATATACTCCAAATTCAAATATAAATGTTAAAGCTGGTAGACAGGATTTAAATTCTGATTGGATGAATAAAATTCATGATGCTGTAAAAATTGAAGCTAATTTCAAAAATACTTCTATTGAAGCTATTTGGTCAATAAGAGATGGTAGAGTTCATGCTAGAGATTATAGACCTTTAGAAAAAATGAATGGAAACAAAGGTGTTTATAAATTAGGTATTAATCAAAAATTCAATGAAAATATATCTGCAACTGCTTATGGTTTAGTTTTTCCAGATTCAAAAGAGATTTATGGAGCAAAAGTAAATTTAGCCTATGATGACACAAAAGCAAGAATCCACTACGCATATAGTGATGAAGGAAAATCTTTAGATAAGAATTCTGTAAAAGATGTAAAATCTGACATTATAGATATTATGTTTAGTACATCTTTATTTGGTTTCTCTCCTTATTTAGGATATGCAAAAGTTAGTGATGACTTAGCATTTCCAGGATACAATACAAATGAAAAAAGTAGAGAATCAGGAGAAATCATAGTTCCTTTTGAAGAGGGTGATTATTTTTATAGTAGAGGTGCTAGCACAATTTATGCAGGTATTGGTAAAACAATTGGTGATTTTAATGCCACTTTCCTTTATGGAAATACAAAATATTATAAAGATCCAAAAGGTCAAGATAATAAAAAGAATACTGTTGATGAAGCAACACTTTGGCTTGGGTATAAAATTACATCTGATTTAAAATCTAATTTAGGTTACACTTATGTAAATGAAAAAGATACAAATATTGGTGAGTATAATCAAGTAAATCTTACTTTTACTTACTCATTTTAAAAAATACTAGGATTTTATCCTAGTATTACTCATCAAAATTTAAATATATATCTTTTAAATCTTTATAAAAAAATGTTGGGAGTTGG is a genomic window containing:
- a CDS encoding Opr family porin, coding for MKKFNLSLIAVLAISSASVIHASTLQEALKDGKVSGEVTLTTEERYFKKDIDSYYRDSAYGVGSFALKYETGVWNNLSLTSKTRAYKTIWEKSRTKPTGTGTGDATGRFYEKDGVKQTVDIESLFLEYTPNSNINVKAGRQDLNSDWMNKIHDAVKIEANFKNTSIEAIWSIRDGRVHARDYRPLEKMNGNKGVYKLGINQKFNENISATAYGLVFPDSKEIYGAKVNLAYDDTKARIHYAYSDEGKSLDKNSVKDVKSDIIDIMFSTSLFGFSPYLGYAKVSDDLAFPGYNTNEKSRESGEIIVPFEEGDYFYSRGASTIYAGIGKTIGDFNATFLYGNTKYYKDPKGQDNKKNTVDEATLWLGYKITSDLKSNLGYTYVNEKDTNIGEYNQVNLTFTYSF